CGAATTCTATTACCCCGAGGAAATCGCACTCTTCGAGCGCGAGTTCATCGAAGCGGAACGTGCCGCCTACATGGAAACGGCTCGCGAGGACGACGAGATCGCCGAGCGCATGGACGCCGGGCGTCGCGCATTGTTCGAGCGCGGCGTGTCCGAAGTCGGCCCGTACCAGAGCCCGATGGAAGATGGCATGCAGCACTTCCATGAGTTTCTGCGCCGTCAGATGGGAGATTTCTGATCCCCTTTCCCTGGGGCGGCAGAAAGTGGCGGAAGACGGCAAGGTAACGACGAACGAAGAGATCGTCTCACCGGATGAGAAATGCCGCGCACTCGCTTGGGACGACGCAGTGGATGCCACTGTGGCGCGGGCGAGACTGAATTAAATATTTGCCGAAAAATTCGCGAAACGGCGGGCCATGCGCCCGCCGTTTTCGTTAGAATCGTCGCCATGCTTTGCATATGACCCTGCGGCAGCGATTCATGCTGCGAGCAGCGTCGGCATCCGGCATAAGTCGCTCCTCGTCGCGGCTTCGCCGCTCGTTTGTTGCCCATCGTGGCCCTTCGTAGCCTCTTTGCCGTCCAACGGCCCCATTCGCCATGCAATCGCTCTGGATGTTGGTCTCCGCCTTCATGTTCACGTTGATGGGGCTCTTCATCAAACTGGCGGCAAACGAGTACAACACCGGCGAAATCGTTCTCTACCGCAGCCTGATCGGCGTGATCGTATTGCTGATCATTTCGCGCGCGCGTGGGCAGACGATCCGCACCCGGCACCTCGGATCTCATGTCAAACGCAGTACCGCGGGCGTCATCTCGCTCGGCCTCTGGTTCTATTCGCTCACGCAATTGCCGCTATCGACGGCGATGACGCTCAACTACATGTCGCCGATCTGGATCTCGCTGATCGTGATGGCGACCGCCGCGATGCGCGGCAGCCTGCGCACCGACTTCCGGCTCGTTGCCGCCATCTTCGCGGGCTTTGTCGGCGTGGCCCTTCTGCTGCAGCCGACCCTCGACAGTCAGGCGTGGGGCGGGGGCATTGCCGGTGTCGTCTCCGGGGTGTTTTCGGCGATCGCGTACATGCAAGTGAAGGAATTGGGCGCGGCCGGCGAGCCCGACTGGCGCATCGTCTTCTATTTCTCGCTGGGCGGGGTACTGTTGGGCCTGGGCTGGGTCGCGATCGAAGACCTGCACCCGCTCACGTGGCGCGGCGCCGGCCTGATGCTCGGTGTCGGCATTGCCGCCCTCATCGCCCAAACGGCGCTCACGCGGGCCTTCAGCCTCGGCAACACGCTCGTGACTGCGAATCTGCAATATTCCGGCGTAATCTTCGCTACACTGATCAGCATGCTCGTCTGGAACGATTGGCCCGCACTTGCCGGCTGGATCGGCATGCTGCTCATCGTGCTGAGCGGCATGACGGCACTGCGCCGCCCGTCGGCCACCACCTGATCGGGACGTACGGGTGCGACGGCCTCCGCCGCAACCGCAATCGCCCTTCCGGTGCCGACGGCGACACACGGCACATTGCGCCAATGCGGTGTCGCAGCGTCAGCCCATCCTCCTGACTAGCCGCTCGGTCAGTTCCCGCTGAACGATTCCCTCACGCCCGTCTGCGGAGACGTCATGGTTCACACGCACTTCACCACGCTCATCAGCCCGCAAAATCTCGACGCGCTGATGCAAACCGCCGCCGGTGGCGGCGCCCCGGTGATCATCTTCGATTGCCGTTTCGATCTCGCCGATCCCAAGGCCGGGGAGGCGGCCTATGTCGACGGTCACATCTTCGGCGCGTTCTACGCGCACCTCGACCACGATCTGTCCGGCACCACCACGGGCAAGAACGGCCGCCACCCCCTGCCCGATCGCGATGCGCTCGTACGCCAGCTTGCGGCGTGCGGTTTGTCGAAGGGGCAGCAGGTCGTTGCCTACGACGCCCAGGGCGGCATGTACGCCGCGCGCCTGTGGTGGTTGCTACGCTGGCTGGGTCACGAGTCGGTCGCCGTGCTCGACGGTGGGCTGCAGGCTTGGCTGGCCGCAGGCTTCAAGCTCGACACCGCGCCGCCCGAAGCCCCACCCGAGGGCGACTTCGTCCCGGGTGAGCCGCTGGCCACCACGGCCGACGCCGCGGCCATCGAACGGAACCTCAGTTCGCACGAACGGTTGGTCGTCGATGCGCGCGCCCCCGACCGCTATCGCGGCGAGAACGAGACGCTCGATCCGATCGGCGGCCACATTCCCGGCGCCGCGAATCGCTTCTTCAAGGACAACCTCGGTCCGGATGGACGCTTCAAGCCCGCCGCGACTCTACGTGAAGAATTCATGCAGGTCCTCGGCAAGGACCGGCAGTCCGAGCGGGTGATTTCGCAATGCGGATCGGGGGTGACGGCGTGCCACAATCTACTCGCCATGGAAATCGCCGGGCTGCACGGCGCCAGCCTCTACCCGGGATCGTGGAGCGAATGGTGCGCCGACAAGCGCCGCCCGGTGGCAACCGGCGCCCAACCGTAATTCGCTGCCTGATTCGCGCTGCCGTGTACTCGTAGCGGCAAAAGGGCACCTATCGGGACCAATGCCGTTCAGTTAAGGCGAAAATGCCGCTTCGACGCAAATCGAAGCGGCATTTTTTACGGTGTTTCGTGGCCCTTCGTCGATCGGACCAGCAACAAACACGATTCACTGAACGGCATTGCCCCCTCGGGACACCCTTTTCCATTCCGTGGACACTACGCCGAAGCGCAGTTTCGCCTTTACCCGGCACGTGGCGCCGAATGGAGCAGGGTAACGCCCTGCCCGTCCACCGTCTGGCGCCTACCGCCCGGAGATGACGATTTCGCTCACCGCCTCCGACGACGCCATTGCCATCGCACTGCCGCCCTTGCCGTGGTCATGATCGTGACCATGTTCGTGATCGTGACCGTTGAGCCACACCACGAGGGCCAGTCCCACAACGATAAGCAGAATCTGCGGAAGCGCGTCGCGCGGTGAGGTGCGGCGCTGCATCTGCGGCATCAAGTCGGACACGGCGATGTAGATGAAGCTGCTTGCCGCGAGCGCCAGCAAATACGGAATCAGACTCTGCAGACGATCGAGCATGAAGTACCCAAGCACCCCGCCGGCGAGCGCCGTCAGGCTGGAGGCCAGCGTAAGCACCAGCGCCTTGCGACGCTTGAACCCCGCATTGAGCAGCACCATGAAGTCGCCAAGCTTGTGCGCCACCTCGTGCACGGTGATCGACACCGTCGCCGCCACACCCAGGCGCGGATCGGTGAGGAACGCCGCGGCGATCACCACCCCATCGGCGAAATTGTGGATGGCGCTGCCCACCAGAATCATCCAGCCGCCCTTGCCCGCTTCGTGTGCGTCATGACCGTGCTCGTGATGGTGGCCATCGCCCTCGTGATGATGGCTATGACGCAGCAACGCCAACTTCTCCAGCAGGAAGAAGCCGAGCAGTCCGCCCAGCAGCCAGCGGGTGATGACGTGCGCGTCGACGTGCGACTCCAGACTTTCCGGCAGCAGATGCAGCAAGGCGGTGCCGAGCAGCACGCCCGCCGAGAAGCTGACCATCTTGTCGATGAGCTTCGAGAGCAGCCCGAGCGACAGCGACGCCGCCCCGGCGAGGCTCAGCACGCCGGAAGCCAGCGTGGCAATGACAATGAAAACAAAAATGGCGTCGATGACGATTCTCCCGCAGGCAAGCCGGCGATTTAACCAGCTTTTGCCGTCACAGGCAAACGGCGGTTAGCGTGGGCCGAGAGCGCCCCGGACGGACATCCAGCGCGCCCCGCCCTCCAGCCGTTTGCCCGGTCGGCACCTGACTCGGGCCGGCCGCCCGCGCGGCTCAGGCCACCCCGTGTTTGCGCAGCCAGTCGAGCGCGAGCGTCCAGCCCTCCTTGGCATCCGCCTCGACGTAGCTCGCGCGGTAATCGGCAAAGAACGCATGCCCCGAGTTCGGGAACACCTTGAGCACGGAGGCCTTCGACGCGGCATTGCCCTTCATCAGCGCGGCATGCGCCTGCTCCACGCTCGCCACCGGAATGCCGGTGTCCTTGCCGCCATAGAGGCCGAGCAACGGCCCGTGCAACTCGCCTGCGATGTCGATCGGATTGCGCGGGAAGTTGGCACTCTTGTCGCCGACGATACGTCCGTACCAGGCCACCGCGGCCTTCACGTTCGGGTTGTGCGCGTCGTAGAGCCACGTCACACGACCGCCCCAGCAGAAGCCCGTGATACCGAGACGCTTCTCGTCGCCCCCGTTGGCCACCGCCCATTTCACCGCCGCGTCGATATCGCTCATCACTTGCTTGTCCGGCGTCTTGGCGACGATCTGCGATTGAATCTCGGCGATCGTGCCCAGCG
The Pandoraea pulmonicola DNA segment above includes these coding regions:
- a CDS encoding DMT family transporter: MQSLWMLVSAFMFTLMGLFIKLAANEYNTGEIVLYRSLIGVIVLLIISRARGQTIRTRHLGSHVKRSTAGVISLGLWFYSLTQLPLSTAMTLNYMSPIWISLIVMATAAMRGSLRTDFRLVAAIFAGFVGVALLLQPTLDSQAWGGGIAGVVSGVFSAIAYMQVKELGAAGEPDWRIVFYFSLGGVLLGLGWVAIEDLHPLTWRGAGLMLGVGIAALIAQTALTRAFSLGNTLVTANLQYSGVIFATLISMLVWNDWPALAGWIGMLLIVLSGMTALRRPSATT
- a CDS encoding sulfurtransferase, which gives rise to MVHTHFTTLISPQNLDALMQTAAGGGAPVIIFDCRFDLADPKAGEAAYVDGHIFGAFYAHLDHDLSGTTTGKNGRHPLPDRDALVRQLAACGLSKGQQVVAYDAQGGMYAARLWWLLRWLGHESVAVLDGGLQAWLAAGFKLDTAPPEAPPEGDFVPGEPLATTADAAAIERNLSSHERLVVDARAPDRYRGENETLDPIGGHIPGAANRFFKDNLGPDGRFKPAATLREEFMQVLGKDRQSERVISQCGSGVTACHNLLAMEIAGLHGASLYPGSWSEWCADKRRPVATGAQP
- a CDS encoding ZIP family metal transporter, translated to MLSLAGAASLSLGLLSKLIDKMVSFSAGVLLGTALLHLLPESLESHVDAHVITRWLLGGLLGFFLLEKLALLRHSHHHEGDGHHHEHGHDAHEAGKGGWMILVGSAIHNFADGVVIAAAFLTDPRLGVAATVSITVHEVAHKLGDFMVLLNAGFKRRKALVLTLASSLTALAGGVLGYFMLDRLQSLIPYLLALAASSFIYIAVSDLMPQMQRRTSPRDALPQILLIVVGLALVVWLNGHDHEHGHDHDHGKGGSAMAMASSEAVSEIVISGR
- a CDS encoding dienelactone hydrolase family protein, which encodes MSQADLDSLVPEVAPRNRRDFLKTAVGSAFALAVLPVAAQTITTDTQGLDAGEAMLDVPGVKMPVYYAKPAGKTHLPTVVVVSEIFGVHQHIADICRRFAKLGYLALAPELFARAGDPQSLGTIAEIQSQIVAKTPDKQVMSDIDAAVKWAVANGGDEKRLGITGFCWGGRVTWLYDAHNPNVKAAVAWYGRIVGDKSANFPRNPIDIAGELHGPLLGLYGGKDTGIPVASVEQAHAALMKGNAASKASVLKVFPNSGHAFFADYRASYVEADAKEGWTLALDWLRKHGVA